The following proteins are co-located in the Pseudarthrobacter siccitolerans genome:
- a CDS encoding alpha/beta hydrolase, producing the protein MTEAEVFPAPVVLWSHPEDQRDGKPLLVLLHGYGANEQDLLSLADLLPDDFAVASVRAPIAMGPGFTWFPLTASIDYSLDRVKAASSFVLDWIDTIRAGHPSVTLLGFSMGMAMATTLLRQRPTDFAAVVGLSGFVVDAGDDPSFRDSELDGTVPLFWGRDQQDPVITPDKIEYTMGWVRRHVNLTKVLYTGMWHGINQQEIGHVSEFLTHEVLKK; encoded by the coding sequence ATGACTGAAGCCGAAGTATTTCCTGCCCCTGTTGTTTTGTGGTCCCATCCCGAGGACCAGCGCGACGGCAAGCCGCTGCTGGTGCTGCTGCACGGCTACGGCGCCAACGAACAGGATCTGCTCAGCCTGGCCGACCTGCTTCCGGATGACTTCGCAGTCGCTTCCGTCCGGGCTCCGATCGCCATGGGCCCCGGCTTCACCTGGTTCCCGCTCACGGCGTCCATCGATTACTCGCTGGACCGGGTGAAGGCGGCTTCGTCGTTCGTGCTCGACTGGATCGACACCATCCGGGCCGGGCACCCCTCGGTGACCCTGCTCGGCTTTTCGATGGGCATGGCCATGGCCACCACGCTCCTGCGGCAACGGCCCACGGACTTCGCGGCCGTCGTCGGCCTGTCAGGTTTTGTGGTGGATGCCGGGGACGATCCCAGCTTCAGGGACTCCGAACTGGACGGCACCGTCCCACTGTTCTGGGGCCGCGATCAGCAGGACCCCGTCATCACGCCGGACAAGATCGAATACACCATGGGCTGGGTCCGCCGGCACGTTAATCTCACCAAGGTGCTGTACACGGGCATGTGGCACGGGATCAACCAGCAGGAGATCGGGCACGTGTCCGAGTTCCTCACGCACGAGGTGTTGAAGAAGTAG
- a CDS encoding winged helix DNA-binding domain-containing protein: MEPEQVVRRRLRSQLLRDPGAASPETALRALLAVQAQEFTYARWSLAQRVSAAAAPAVTAADIEQAVADGRILRTHILRPTWHFVHRDDLRWLLALSAPRLEQANAATYRHTGIDAAVAARSDEVLAGAVAGGNHLSREGLAASLHDAGFPAKGLQLAYLIMHAEISGVLVSGRPVRSAGGALKQTYALFDERVPVGAEPEPGRPEALAELARRYFTSRGPATVKDCADWSGLTMTDVRKGLQLTVEAHPKALAETVIDGVVVYFDAGSDDGSLDAGSLDAAGAGAGAGGAGAGGAGVGGASEVRPRIDLIQCYDEYVMGYSATRHYMGGGAPAFPFKGEPMHVVLLDGRMAGSWRHTLLPGRCELDIRLSSADAAPGSPLAAAVQEAVDRYGAFMELPTVRVQARA, encoded by the coding sequence ATGGAACCGGAGCAGGTGGTGCGGCGGCGGCTGCGGTCGCAGCTGCTCCGCGACCCCGGCGCCGCATCCCCGGAGACAGCCCTGCGGGCGCTGCTCGCCGTGCAAGCGCAGGAGTTCACCTACGCCCGGTGGAGTTTGGCGCAGCGCGTGTCAGCCGCAGCTGCACCAGCCGTTACCGCGGCGGACATCGAGCAGGCCGTGGCAGACGGGCGGATCCTGCGGACGCATATCCTCCGGCCCACTTGGCATTTTGTCCACCGGGATGATCTCCGCTGGCTTCTGGCGCTTTCCGCACCGCGGCTCGAGCAAGCCAATGCCGCCACGTACCGGCACACCGGCATCGATGCAGCCGTTGCCGCCCGGAGTGACGAGGTCCTGGCCGGCGCGGTTGCGGGCGGGAACCACCTGTCCCGGGAAGGCCTCGCCGCGAGCCTTCACGACGCCGGGTTCCCGGCCAAGGGCCTGCAGCTTGCCTACCTGATCATGCACGCCGAAATCAGCGGCGTCCTGGTGAGCGGCAGGCCCGTGCGCAGCGCGGGCGGGGCGTTGAAGCAGACGTATGCGCTTTTCGACGAGCGGGTGCCCGTCGGGGCGGAACCTGAGCCCGGCCGGCCTGAAGCACTCGCCGAATTGGCCCGCCGCTATTTCACCAGCCGGGGCCCGGCGACGGTCAAGGACTGCGCCGACTGGTCCGGGCTGACCATGACGGACGTCCGCAAGGGCCTGCAACTCACTGTCGAGGCGCACCCCAAAGCCCTGGCCGAAACGGTGATTGACGGCGTCGTTGTCTACTTCGATGCGGGGAGTGACGACGGAAGTCTGGACGCGGGAAGCCTCGACGCCGCCGGGGCCGGCGCTGGTGCTGGTGGCGCCGGCGCTGGTGGTGCTGGCGTTGGTGGTGCTTCGGAAGTCCGGCCGCGGATAGACCTGATCCAGTGCTACGACGAGTATGTGATGGGCTATTCCGCCACGCGGCATTACATGGGAGGCGGGGCGCCGGCCTTTCCGTTCAAGGGCGAACCCATGCATGTGGTGCTGCTGGACGGGCGGATGGCCGGATCATGGCGGCACACGCTGCTTCCGGGCCGGTGCGAACTGGACATCCGCCTCTCCTCTGCGGATGCCGCTCCCGGCTCTCCGCTGGCTGCGGCAGTTCAGGAAGCCGTGGATAGGTATGGCGCCTTTATGGAGCTCCCCACGGTCCGCGTGCAAGCCCGGGCTTAA
- a CDS encoding bifunctional o-acetylhomoserine/o-acetylserine sulfhydrylase has product MSNGWSFETRQIHVGQEPDSATGARALPIYQTTSFVFPSAESAANRFALAELAPIYTRIGNPTQEAVEQRIASLEGGLGALLLSSGQAAETFAILNIAEAGDHIVASPSLYGGTYNLFAHTLKKFGISVTFVADPDNLDQWRDAVQPNTKLFFGEVVSNPRQDVLDIEGVSRVAHDAGVPLIVDNTLSTPYLIRPLEWGADIVVHSATKYLGGHGAAIAGVIVDSGKFDFGKDPQKFPGFNTPDPTYNGLVYARDLGTDGALGANLSYILKARVQLLRDLGSAVSPFNAFLIAQGLETLSLRVERHVANAVDVARWLEGRDDVESVAYAGLPSSPWYERGRKYGPKGTGAIVSFNLAGGAEAGKRFVDALELHSHVANIGDVRSLVIHPASTTHSQLSPEQQEIAGVTPGLVRLSVGIEHIDDILADLEAGFRAAKEASGA; this is encoded by the coding sequence TTGTCCAACGGATGGTCCTTCGAAACCCGCCAGATCCATGTTGGGCAGGAGCCGGACAGCGCCACTGGCGCCCGCGCCCTCCCTATCTACCAGACCACGTCTTTTGTGTTCCCGAGCGCGGAAAGTGCTGCCAACCGCTTCGCACTTGCCGAGCTGGCTCCCATCTATACCAGGATCGGCAACCCCACCCAGGAAGCCGTGGAACAGCGGATCGCCAGCCTTGAAGGCGGCCTGGGGGCCTTGCTGCTCAGCTCCGGGCAGGCCGCAGAGACGTTTGCCATCCTGAACATCGCCGAGGCGGGGGACCACATCGTGGCCAGCCCCAGCCTCTACGGCGGCACCTACAACCTCTTCGCCCACACCCTGAAGAAGTTCGGCATCTCGGTCACTTTTGTGGCGGACCCGGACAACCTGGACCAGTGGCGTGACGCCGTCCAGCCCAACACCAAGCTATTCTTCGGCGAGGTGGTTTCCAACCCGCGGCAGGATGTCCTGGACATTGAAGGCGTGTCCCGGGTTGCCCATGACGCCGGCGTGCCCCTGATCGTGGACAACACCCTGTCCACCCCCTACCTGATCAGGCCGCTGGAATGGGGCGCGGACATCGTGGTGCACTCGGCCACCAAATACCTGGGCGGCCACGGTGCCGCCATCGCCGGCGTGATCGTGGACTCCGGAAAGTTCGACTTCGGCAAGGACCCGCAGAAGTTCCCCGGTTTCAACACCCCGGACCCCACTTACAACGGGCTGGTGTACGCCCGCGACCTCGGAACAGACGGAGCGCTGGGGGCCAACCTGTCCTACATCCTCAAGGCCCGGGTCCAGTTGCTGCGCGACCTCGGTTCTGCGGTGTCGCCGTTCAACGCCTTCCTGATTGCCCAGGGACTGGAGACGCTGAGCCTGCGGGTGGAACGGCACGTGGCCAACGCCGTGGACGTTGCCCGGTGGCTGGAAGGAAGGGACGACGTCGAATCCGTCGCCTACGCCGGGCTGCCCTCCAGCCCCTGGTACGAGCGCGGCCGCAAGTACGGCCCGAAGGGTACCGGCGCCATCGTGTCGTTCAACCTGGCCGGCGGGGCCGAGGCCGGGAAGCGCTTCGTGGACGCCCTGGAGCTGCACTCCCACGTGGCAAACATCGGTGACGTCCGCTCCCTGGTGATCCATCCGGCGTCGACCACGCACAGCCAGCTCTCCCCGGAGCAGCAGGAAATTGCCGGCGTGACGCCCGGACTGGTGCGGCTTTCGGTGGGAATCGAACACATCGATGACATCTTGGCGGACCTCGAAGCCGGTTTCAGGGCTGCCAAGGAGGCCAGCGGCGCTTGA
- a CDS encoding CPBP family intramembrane glutamic endopeptidase, producing the protein MLVPSRRRLRIEVWIVLGLSLGQSAVYSVVQLLDKMTRAPLAEGTSTLNRSQSTREYFDLTYQLLDIIFALVPVLLVIYFLTDQRQAAAGDGGHSASAFRKLGFNFARPGRDLLQGLGLAALIGIPSLGLYAAGRALGITTAIIPSALDAYWWTVPVLILSAIRHAVVEEVIVVGYLLNRFGKFGWSVPLAIAVSSLLRGSYHLYQGFGPFIGNAVMGVVFAWLYTRTRRVMPLVIAHALLDIVAFVGFSLFGKAVGLG; encoded by the coding sequence ATGCTGGTTCCCTCCCGCCGTCGTTTGCGGATCGAAGTCTGGATAGTCCTGGGTTTGTCGCTGGGGCAGTCTGCCGTCTACTCCGTGGTGCAGCTCCTGGACAAGATGACCCGGGCGCCGCTGGCGGAAGGCACCTCCACACTCAACCGCTCACAGAGTACCCGCGAGTATTTCGACCTGACCTACCAGTTGCTGGACATCATCTTCGCGCTGGTGCCGGTGCTGCTGGTGATCTACTTCCTCACCGACCAGCGGCAGGCGGCGGCGGGCGACGGCGGCCATTCGGCTTCTGCTTTCCGAAAACTTGGGTTTAACTTTGCACGCCCGGGCCGGGACCTGCTCCAGGGGCTGGGGCTGGCAGCGCTGATCGGAATCCCGTCCCTGGGCCTCTATGCGGCGGGCCGGGCGCTGGGCATCACCACCGCCATCATTCCCAGTGCGTTGGACGCCTACTGGTGGACAGTGCCGGTGCTGATCCTGTCCGCGATCCGCCATGCCGTGGTGGAGGAAGTTATCGTGGTGGGCTACCTGCTGAACCGGTTCGGAAAGTTCGGCTGGAGCGTGCCGCTGGCCATCGCGGTGAGCTCGCTGCTGCGCGGCAGCTACCACCTTTACCAGGGCTTCGGGCCCTTCATCGGGAACGCGGTGATGGGGGTCGTCTTCGCCTGGCTGTATACCAGGACGCGACGGGTGATGCCCCTGGTGATTGCCCACGCCCTGCTGGACATCGTCGCGTTCGTTGGCTTCAGCCTCTTCGGCAAGGCAGTCGGACTGGGCTGA
- a CDS encoding VOC family protein, with translation MRMDHVSYACEHDGLAATTERISSALGVEAVKGGVHPRFGTRNMIIPLAGHKYLEVVEVLDHPASDKAPFGQAVRARSAAGGGWMGWCVEVDDLAPFEERLGRSAVNGNRKFPDGRELVWQQIGILGLIADPQVPYMLKWEGDPSLHPSNAYDSNVKMSCLTIAGSAARVTEWLGEPVEKPLEDVAVDWVAPHGTPGILSVTFETSTGAVTI, from the coding sequence ATGCGCATGGATCACGTCTCTTACGCCTGTGAACACGATGGCCTGGCGGCCACTACCGAACGAATTTCCTCTGCCCTCGGCGTTGAGGCAGTGAAGGGTGGGGTACACCCCCGGTTCGGCACCCGCAACATGATTATCCCGCTCGCCGGCCACAAGTACCTTGAAGTCGTGGAGGTCCTGGACCACCCTGCTTCAGACAAGGCCCCCTTCGGACAGGCTGTGCGTGCGCGGTCTGCTGCGGGCGGCGGCTGGATGGGCTGGTGCGTCGAAGTGGACGACCTCGCCCCGTTCGAGGAGCGGCTCGGACGCTCCGCGGTGAACGGCAACCGCAAGTTTCCGGACGGCCGCGAACTCGTCTGGCAGCAGATTGGCATCCTCGGCCTGATCGCCGACCCCCAGGTCCCCTACATGCTCAAGTGGGAGGGCGATCCGTCCCTGCACCCGTCCAATGCCTACGACAGCAACGTCAAGATGAGCTGCCTCACCATCGCAGGTTCGGCGGCACGCGTCACCGAGTGGCTGGGTGAGCCCGTGGAGAAGCCGCTCGAGGATGTGGCCGTTGATTGGGTGGCTCCGCACGGAACGCCCGGCATTCTGTCCGTCACCTTCGAAACCTCCACCGGAGCCGTCACCATCTAA
- a CDS encoding SGNH/GDSL hydrolase family protein, translated as MGDSFTEGIGDPEPSSPGGYRGWADRVAEELSRTKPDFAYANLAVRGRLVQQVVDQQLAPCLALKPDLVTLSAGGNDLLRPGGDPDALAEKLDSVVQLLALGGATVVLFNGPDTGSSVLGRIRSKVAIYNENLRTVAARHDAIIADMWSLRQLSDPQMWDVDRLHFSPLGHHTIAAMVLDALNVEHTLKPLQPKPLPPQTWREARSGDLVWAREYFVPWVLRRLRHQSSGDGISAKRPTPGPVFGPGVPLGSGEGPLGTTEAARR; from the coding sequence ATGGGCGATTCCTTTACCGAGGGCATCGGCGACCCCGAGCCCTCAAGCCCCGGCGGCTACCGCGGCTGGGCCGACAGGGTGGCGGAGGAACTCAGCCGCACCAAGCCCGACTTTGCCTATGCGAACCTTGCGGTGCGTGGCCGGTTGGTCCAACAAGTGGTGGACCAACAACTGGCCCCGTGCCTGGCGCTGAAGCCGGACCTGGTGACCCTCTCCGCCGGAGGCAACGACCTGCTCCGCCCGGGCGGCGACCCCGACGCCCTGGCCGAGAAACTCGATTCCGTGGTCCAGCTCCTGGCTCTGGGCGGCGCCACCGTGGTCCTCTTCAACGGCCCGGACACGGGTTCCTCGGTACTGGGCAGGATCCGCAGCAAGGTGGCCATCTATAACGAGAACCTGCGGACGGTTGCTGCGCGGCACGACGCGATCATCGCCGATATGTGGTCCCTGCGCCAGCTCAGCGACCCCCAAATGTGGGACGTGGACCGGCTTCACTTCTCGCCGCTGGGCCACCACACCATCGCGGCCATGGTCCTGGATGCACTGAATGTGGAGCACACTCTGAAGCCGCTGCAGCCCAAGCCACTGCCGCCGCAGACCTGGCGCGAGGCACGCTCCGGGGACCTCGTCTGGGCGCGCGAGTACTTTGTGCCCTGGGTGCTGCGCCGGCTGCGGCACCAGTCCTCGGGTGACGGGATCAGCGCAAAGCGGCCGACGCCGGGACCTGTGTTCGGCCCGGGCGTTCCGTTGGGTTCCGGCGAGGGTCCGCTCGGGACCACCGAGGCTGCCCGGCGCTAG
- a CDS encoding DMT family transporter, with translation MTSSPRLPLLAGLPLAVGSGLAIPVQGRINGALGARLNDGIAASVVSFSTGLLVMILISLLLPRGRAGLASILPAVRNRAFPRVYVLAGGIGALFVFAQSFTVGILGVALFTVATVTGQTVSGLLVDRLGIGPAGKKSVTGIRIIGCLLTIAAVAWAVSPRFTGAVGGTGAAGAAGAPDAGPSDLLLPLLLPVLAGFLMSFQQAMNGTATVHYGTPIAATLVNFVAGCLVLWTAYGIKLAVAGPGSPLPGEWWYYVGGPMGCVFIGLGALLVRSLGVLVTGLGMIAGQLLGSLALDVILPAPGTVVAPATVLGTILTLAAIVLATLPWPRGAFRRQAPVG, from the coding sequence ATGACCTCCTCCCCCCGCCTGCCCCTGCTCGCAGGCCTGCCGCTGGCGGTGGGCTCGGGCCTTGCCATTCCAGTCCAGGGCCGCATCAACGGTGCGCTGGGCGCCCGGTTGAACGACGGCATCGCCGCGTCCGTGGTGAGTTTCAGCACAGGCCTCCTGGTGATGATCCTCATCTCGCTGCTCCTGCCGCGGGGCCGCGCCGGGCTGGCCAGCATCCTTCCCGCTGTCCGGAACAGGGCTTTTCCCCGGGTCTACGTCCTCGCCGGCGGCATCGGCGCATTGTTCGTCTTCGCCCAGTCCTTCACCGTGGGCATCCTCGGCGTCGCCCTCTTCACCGTGGCCACCGTCACCGGCCAGACCGTCAGCGGACTGCTGGTTGACCGGCTGGGCATCGGGCCCGCCGGCAAGAAATCAGTCACCGGGATCCGGATCATCGGCTGCCTGCTGACCATAGCGGCCGTCGCCTGGGCCGTTTCGCCCCGCTTCACCGGAGCCGTGGGCGGCACGGGAGCCGCCGGTGCCGCCGGTGCACCCGACGCCGGCCCGTCCGACTTGCTTCTTCCGCTCCTGCTGCCCGTGCTGGCAGGCTTCCTGATGAGCTTCCAGCAGGCCATGAACGGGACGGCCACTGTCCATTACGGCACTCCCATCGCCGCCACCCTGGTCAATTTTGTTGCCGGCTGCCTGGTGCTCTGGACCGCCTACGGCATCAAACTGGCGGTGGCCGGGCCGGGCAGCCCGCTGCCGGGGGAGTGGTGGTACTACGTGGGCGGCCCCATGGGCTGTGTGTTCATCGGTCTGGGCGCGCTGCTGGTCCGCAGCCTGGGCGTGCTGGTCACCGGGCTGGGCATGATCGCAGGCCAGTTGCTCGGCTCGCTGGCGCTGGATGTGATCCTGCCCGCGCCGGGAACAGTGGTGGCGCCGGCCACCGTGCTGGGAACCATCCTGACACTGGCCGCCATCGTCCTGGCAACCCTGCCCTGGCCGCGGGGAGCGTTCCGAAGACAGGCACCGGTAGGCTAG
- the metX gene encoding homoserine O-acetyltransferase MetX yields the protein MTVTVTRTTVPEHGIVRYASIGGLKLEAGGYLPDVTLAYETWGTLNEDGSNAVLIEHALTGSTHVTRGDTDEPGWWEQLAGPGAPVDTDQFFVVSINIVGGCYGSTGPSSPAPDGKPWGSRFPLVTLRDTTEAEARLADQLGISSWFAVLGGSMGGARALEWAVTYPERVQRCAVISVGAASTAEQIAFAQAQTLAIRQDANFNGGDYYGGPLPEDGLALARRIAHITYRSPLELDGRFGRAPQAPESPFQGGQLAARGRYQVESYLDHQGTKLVQRFDANSYIAITEALMSHDICRGRGPLEQTLSRADARFFVAAVDSDRLYFPSQSLELARALPGDVDVHFIEAPIGHDGFLTEIGQLGNQLRTGFLV from the coding sequence ATGACGGTTACCGTCACCCGTACCACTGTTCCCGAGCATGGGATTGTCCGCTATGCCTCCATCGGGGGCCTCAAGCTGGAAGCCGGCGGATACCTGCCGGATGTCACCCTGGCCTACGAGACCTGGGGCACGCTGAATGAGGACGGCAGCAATGCAGTCCTGATCGAGCACGCGCTCACCGGAAGCACCCACGTGACAAGGGGCGACACGGATGAGCCCGGTTGGTGGGAACAGCTCGCGGGACCGGGTGCGCCCGTGGACACCGACCAGTTCTTCGTCGTCTCAATCAACATTGTGGGCGGCTGCTACGGGTCCACCGGTCCGTCGTCGCCCGCACCTGACGGCAAACCCTGGGGCTCCCGGTTCCCGCTGGTGACCCTCCGGGACACCACCGAGGCGGAGGCCCGGCTGGCGGACCAGCTGGGCATCAGCAGCTGGTTTGCCGTACTGGGCGGCTCGATGGGCGGCGCACGTGCGCTGGAATGGGCGGTGACATATCCGGAACGGGTGCAGCGCTGTGCCGTGATTTCCGTGGGGGCCGCGAGTACCGCCGAGCAGATCGCCTTCGCCCAGGCACAGACTCTCGCCATCCGCCAGGACGCTAACTTCAACGGCGGTGACTACTACGGCGGGCCATTGCCGGAGGATGGCCTGGCCCTGGCCCGGCGCATTGCCCACATCACGTACCGTTCGCCGCTGGAACTGGACGGACGCTTCGGCCGGGCACCGCAGGCCCCCGAATCGCCCTTCCAGGGCGGGCAGCTCGCGGCGCGCGGGCGCTACCAGGTGGAGAGCTACCTGGACCATCAGGGCACCAAGCTGGTCCAGCGCTTCGACGCCAACAGCTACATCGCCATCACCGAAGCGCTGATGAGCCACGACATCTGCCGTGGCCGAGGACCCCTCGAGCAAACCCTGTCCCGTGCCGATGCGCGGTTCTTCGTAGCCGCCGTGGATTCGGACCGGCTCTACTTCCCGTCCCAGTCCTTGGAGCTGGCCCGGGCCCTCCCCGGAGACGTGGACGTCCACTTCATCGAGGCGCCCATCGGTCACGACGGATTCCTCACGGAAATAGGCCAGCTGGGAAACCAGCTCCGGACAGGTTTCCTGGTCTGA
- a CDS encoding HNH endonuclease signature motif containing protein yields the protein MGKAAVAKAFEDIKAALAVLNAEVDECGSDPFSDADPLAGLADGCLDILAGARVVEAGFAGLKARAAVTYADTARAIAGPDAPVQAQEMAVAAEIGCLLALGSRAAGAFLAAAHALCKELPPTLSALQSGTITWQHALAMVDETASLDPAGAAALEAQFLDPDVPRPPTAAPIGELPAYRFKAKARNWRERHHPESIEKRHARGIADRRVEYRPDQDGMAWLSAYLPAHHALAGWNRLTAIARGMQGPDEPRTLPQLKADNFSTAILSSGNTPVGADESVGGGDSAGVVAGTGGPSSSIGAQVLVTVPVFSLMGLTDEPAMLDGHGPIPPSMARQLVADGAASFYRVLVDPRDGAPLEIGRTKYRISQAMRNWLRLRDGKCPFPGCSNNSLDNEADHILAWHQGGTTGISNLGQPCPKHHRLRHTSGWKPTPATKTAPPGWTSPTGRHYKSEHQDWEPPHWPNQLQAVSGDPPDFVYIGISPGEECLERFLHAPPA from the coding sequence ATGGGGAAAGCGGCGGTGGCTAAGGCGTTTGAGGACATCAAGGCCGCTCTTGCTGTGCTGAATGCCGAGGTGGATGAGTGTGGTTCGGACCCGTTCTCGGATGCTGATCCGCTGGCCGGACTGGCTGATGGGTGCCTGGACATTCTTGCCGGGGCGCGGGTGGTGGAGGCCGGGTTTGCGGGTTTGAAGGCCCGGGCTGCCGTGACGTATGCGGATACCGCCCGAGCTATTGCGGGGCCCGACGCGCCGGTACAGGCGCAGGAAATGGCCGTCGCCGCGGAAATCGGCTGCCTCCTGGCCCTCGGTTCCCGGGCAGCGGGTGCGTTCCTGGCCGCAGCCCACGCCCTGTGCAAGGAGTTGCCGCCCACCCTTTCGGCATTGCAGTCCGGGACGATTACTTGGCAGCACGCCCTGGCCATGGTTGATGAAACGGCCAGCCTTGACCCCGCTGGCGCGGCGGCGCTGGAGGCACAGTTCCTGGACCCGGACGTGCCCAGGCCGCCTACGGCTGCGCCGATCGGGGAATTGCCGGCGTACCGGTTCAAGGCCAAGGCCAGGAACTGGCGGGAGCGCCACCACCCTGAGTCCATTGAGAAACGCCACGCCAGGGGCATCGCGGACCGGCGGGTGGAATACCGGCCGGATCAGGACGGCATGGCCTGGCTCTCCGCCTACCTGCCTGCCCACCATGCTTTGGCGGGCTGGAACCGGCTCACGGCCATCGCACGGGGGATGCAGGGACCGGACGAGCCCCGTACCCTGCCCCAATTGAAGGCCGATAATTTCTCCACAGCGATTCTCAGCAGCGGCAACACTCCGGTAGGTGCCGATGAAAGTGTCGGTGGTGGCGACAGCGCCGGGGTCGTCGCAGGAACGGGTGGCCCGTCGTCGTCGATCGGCGCCCAAGTGCTGGTCACCGTTCCGGTTTTCTCCCTGATGGGCCTGACCGACGAGCCGGCAATGCTGGACGGCCACGGCCCCATTCCACCGTCGATGGCACGTCAACTCGTCGCCGACGGGGCCGCTTCGTTTTACCGGGTCCTGGTGGACCCGAGGGACGGGGCGCCACTGGAGATCGGCCGGACAAAGTACCGGATCAGCCAGGCCATGCGGAACTGGCTTAGGTTGCGGGATGGCAAATGCCCCTTTCCAGGATGCAGCAACAATTCGCTCGACAACGAAGCCGACCACATCCTCGCCTGGCATCAAGGCGGCACTACCGGGATATCGAATCTGGGACAGCCCTGCCCCAAACATCACCGGCTACGGCATACCAGCGGCTGGAAACCCACCCCCGCCACCAAAACCGCACCACCCGGCTGGACCTCACCCACCGGCAGGCACTACAAAAGCGAACACCAGGACTGGGAACCACCACACTGGCCAAACCAGCTGCAGGCGGTGTCCGGGGACCCACCCGATTTTGTCTACATCGGGATCTCCCCAGGCGAAGAATGCCTGGAGCGGTTCCTGCACGCCCCACCCGCCTGA
- a CDS encoding DeoR/GlpR family DNA-binding transcription regulator: MTRTDRLTAILDLLAKTGQVEVEEIVSSLHVSPATARRDLDSLAKRRLLTRTRGGATTGALAYDLPGRYNRDDHAEAKQQIAQAASALIAPGAVIGLCGGTTSTVLAQILATREDLNAPSNQPTLTVVTNAINIAGQLAVRPNIKVMVTGGILNPRSYELVGPYTDIIMQKVVLDIAFIGVNGIDPEVGPTNTGEGEASVNALLASRARVSYVLADSSKVGVRAFATMDGYNFTRLITDAGISAKDKAAFEANGTEVIVAGS; encoded by the coding sequence ATGACCCGCACCGACCGACTGACGGCAATCCTTGACCTCCTCGCCAAAACCGGCCAGGTGGAGGTCGAAGAGATCGTCAGCAGTCTCCACGTCTCGCCTGCCACTGCCCGGCGCGACCTGGACAGCCTGGCCAAACGCCGGCTGCTCACCAGGACCCGGGGCGGAGCGACCACAGGGGCGCTGGCCTACGACCTGCCCGGCCGGTACAACCGGGACGACCATGCCGAGGCCAAGCAGCAGATCGCGCAGGCCGCTTCCGCTCTCATTGCTCCGGGCGCCGTCATTGGCCTTTGCGGCGGCACCACCAGCACGGTGCTGGCGCAGATCCTGGCCACCCGCGAGGACCTGAACGCCCCGTCCAACCAGCCCACCCTGACGGTAGTCACCAACGCCATCAACATCGCCGGGCAGTTGGCCGTGCGGCCCAACATCAAGGTCATGGTCACCGGCGGCATCCTGAATCCGCGGTCCTACGAGCTGGTGGGCCCTTACACGGACATCATCATGCAGAAAGTGGTGCTGGACATCGCGTTCATCGGGGTCAACGGCATCGATCCGGAAGTGGGGCCGACCAACACGGGGGAGGGCGAAGCCTCGGTCAACGCCCTGCTGGCCAGCAGGGCGCGTGTCTCCTACGTGCTGGCCGACTCCTCCAAAGTAGGGGTGCGCGCTTTTGCCACCATGGACGGGTACAACTTCACCCGGCTGATCACTGATGCGGGCATCTCCGCCAAGGACAAGGCCGCGTTTGAGGCCAACGGCACCGAAGTGATTGTTGCCGGCAGCTGA
- a CDS encoding RNA-binding S4 domain-containing protein, translating to MSNVEEIPIRDSMIRLGQLLKLANLVEDGVEAAELIKNGLVKVNGEIDDRRGRQLHNGDTVTVNNQTVKVVAPEA from the coding sequence ATGAGCAACGTTGAAGAGATCCCCATCCGCGACAGCATGATCCGCCTTGGCCAGCTCCTGAAGCTCGCCAACCTAGTGGAGGACGGCGTGGAGGCGGCGGAGCTGATCAAGAACGGGCTCGTTAAGGTCAACGGGGAAATTGACGATCGCCGCGGCCGCCAGCTGCACAACGGGGACACGGTCACGGTGAACAACCAGACAGTGAAGGTCGTCGCGCCGGAGGCCTGA